One genomic segment of Cellulophaga sp. HaHaR_3_176 includes these proteins:
- a CDS encoding glycosyl hydrolase 115 family protein: MFKYLGVILVCFQGAIVMAQEIKKTEFSIVDESNTVTILIDKKDAKVVSIAAAIFANDVLKVTGKKPVVSSKAQLTSSAIIVGTIGKNTMIDKLIASGKLDVSELQNQWERYAIQIVKNPSKGIDKALVIVGSDRRGTAYGLLELSRKIGVSPWEWWADVTPEKKEVLSVSIQNTVSKSPSVKYRGVFLNDEDWGLQRWAALNFEPETGDIGPKTYAKVFELLLRLRANTIWPAMHSSTKPFYSYPENKFVADDYAIVIGTSHAEPMLSNINTEWKHDKMGEYRYDTNSETIKNLFTKRVKETAKLEGIYTTGMRGEHDSPMIVGEDDTDAQVHLLERVITDQRAILKKETKKNPTTIPQAFVPYKEVLNYYQSGLKLPEDITLVWTDDNYGYMRQLSTPKEQTRPGGAGVYYHTSYWGRPHDYLWLNSTNPVLMWEEMSKAYEFQSRDIWILNCGDIKPHEYNIELFLDMAWDMDNFEKSTAVKTHMQSWAAREFGKETAAEITDVLFENNRLAYIRRPEFMAWSQVEPVTKEGETELTQYHYGDEVSERIKSYETIIETTEDLYAGIADYRKDAFYQLVYYPVIGASKLNQKWLYSFKNKFTAKQGRQSANAFGALSKEAYHRIEKETTYYNTKLQNGKWNHIMTMAPRFLPVFAQPATSSVQTDQKAKLGLALEGYQMEVNDEIINSYADVLPVFNSYTNSTYFIDVFAEGNGSVDWRAIPKADWIKLSEDKGTLRSENLEKRIWVSIDWTKVPKGENKKEAPLGHDFQLIPPSFKVNSAIDFISEGKTTTIGVSVYNPEFDNLKNYEGFVEDKGYVSINAENYTRKKAGNEADWQLFEGIGYTNKVITALPRNTTPNVNLDTIKANSPVLEYDFYTFNFGEVAVNLQAVPTHAPHAGIGVRCAVAIDDAAPVLVDFQTMGRSDEWKENVLKNVSVKSAKQVVNKAGEHTLKIWMVDPGVMIDQVLIDLGGWKKSYAFPKETAKK; the protein is encoded by the coding sequence ATGTTTAAATATCTAGGAGTAATCTTGGTTTGTTTTCAAGGGGCTATTGTAATGGCGCAAGAGATTAAGAAGACAGAATTCTCAATTGTTGATGAGAGTAATACTGTAACAATTTTAATCGACAAAAAAGATGCAAAAGTGGTTTCTATTGCAGCAGCTATTTTTGCAAATGATGTTTTAAAAGTAACAGGGAAAAAGCCAGTTGTAAGTTCGAAAGCCCAATTAACTTCTTCGGCTATAATTGTAGGGACTATTGGTAAAAATACCATGATAGATAAACTGATTGCCTCTGGGAAGTTAGACGTTTCTGAGCTTCAAAATCAATGGGAACGTTATGCAATTCAAATTGTTAAAAACCCAAGTAAGGGTATAGATAAAGCTTTAGTCATTGTAGGTAGCGACCGCAGAGGAACAGCTTATGGTCTATTAGAATTGTCTAGAAAAATTGGTGTATCTCCTTGGGAATGGTGGGCAGATGTAACACCAGAAAAGAAAGAAGTACTTTCTGTTAGTATTCAAAATACGGTGTCTAAAAGTCCGTCTGTAAAATATAGAGGGGTATTTTTAAATGATGAAGATTGGGGTTTACAACGTTGGGCAGCTTTAAATTTTGAACCAGAAACAGGAGATATAGGTCCTAAAACGTATGCTAAAGTTTTTGAATTGTTATTGCGATTAAGAGCCAATACTATTTGGCCTGCTATGCATTCGAGTACCAAACCATTTTACTCGTATCCTGAGAATAAATTTGTGGCAGATGATTATGCTATAGTGATAGGCACATCACATGCAGAGCCTATGTTGAGCAACATTAATACAGAGTGGAAACATGATAAAATGGGTGAGTATCGCTATGATACAAATTCAGAAACTATTAAAAATCTATTTACGAAAAGAGTAAAAGAAACAGCAAAATTAGAAGGTATTTATACTACAGGAATGCGTGGAGAGCATGATTCGCCCATGATTGTTGGTGAGGATGATACAGATGCACAGGTTCATTTATTAGAGCGTGTTATTACAGATCAACGTGCCATATTAAAAAAGGAAACTAAAAAGAATCCAACAACTATTCCACAAGCATTTGTGCCTTATAAAGAAGTATTAAATTACTACCAAAGCGGATTAAAATTACCAGAAGATATTACATTGGTATGGACGGATGATAATTATGGGTATATGCGTCAATTAAGTACTCCTAAAGAACAAACAAGACCAGGTGGGGCAGGAGTATATTACCATACTTCATATTGGGGAAGGCCACATGATTATCTATGGCTAAATTCTACCAACCCTGTTTTAATGTGGGAAGAAATGTCTAAAGCTTACGAGTTCCAATCGCGTGATATTTGGATTTTGAATTGTGGCGATATCAAACCTCACGAATATAATATTGAGCTATTTTTAGACATGGCTTGGGATATGGATAACTTTGAAAAGAGTACGGCTGTGAAAACACATATGCAAAGTTGGGCAGCACGTGAATTTGGAAAAGAAACGGCCGCCGAAATTACCGATGTTTTATTCGAAAATAACCGCCTAGCCTACATCAGGCGCCCAGAATTTATGGCTTGGAGTCAGGTAGAACCTGTAACAAAAGAAGGAGAAACAGAATTAACGCAGTACCATTATGGCGATGAGGTTTCAGAACGTATTAAGAGTTATGAAACTATTATTGAAACTACAGAAGATTTATATGCAGGTATAGCTGATTATAGAAAAGATGCTTTTTATCAACTCGTATATTATCCTGTAATTGGAGCATCAAAACTAAACCAGAAATGGCTGTATAGTTTTAAAAATAAATTTACGGCAAAGCAAGGCAGGCAGAGTGCCAATGCGTTTGGAGCTTTATCAAAAGAAGCTTACCATCGTATAGAAAAAGAAACAACATATTACAATACAAAACTTCAAAACGGAAAGTGGAATCATATCATGACCATGGCTCCTCGGTTTTTACCTGTTTTTGCGCAACCTGCAACATCAAGTGTGCAAACAGATCAAAAAGCAAAATTAGGCTTAGCTTTAGAAGGGTACCAGATGGAAGTTAACGATGAAATCATAAACAGTTATGCAGATGTACTGCCTGTATTTAATAGCTACACCAATAGCACTTATTTTATTGATGTTTTTGCAGAAGGTAACGGATCAGTAGATTGGAGAGCAATACCAAAAGCAGATTGGATAAAATTATCAGAAGATAAAGGCACCTTACGTTCTGAAAATCTAGAAAAACGTATTTGGGTAAGTATCGATTGGACTAAAGTACCAAAAGGAGAGAACAAAAAAGAAGCTCCTCTAGGTCATGATTTTCAATTGATCCCACCAAGTTTTAAAGTAAATAGTGCTATAGATTTTATATCGGAAGGAAAAACAACAACGATAGGAGTTTCAGTTTATAATCCTGAATTTGATAATTTGAAAAACTATGAAGGTTTTGTAGAAGACAAAGGATATGTATCCATAAATGCGGAGAATTATACGCGAAAAAAAGCAGGTAATGAAGCAGATTGGCAGTTGTTTGAGGGTATTGGTTATACGAATAAGGTAATTACTGCTTTGCCTAGAAATACAACGCCAAATGTGAATTTAGATACCATTAAGGCAAATAGCCCTGTTTTAGAATATGATTTTTATACTTTTAACTTTGGAGAAGTAGCTGTAAATTTACAAGCAGTGCCTACCCATGCGCCACACGCTGGGATTGGCGTACGTTGCGCCGTTGCTATTGATGATGCAGCACCTGTACTAGTAGATTTTCAGACCATGGGGCGTAGTGATGAATGGAAAGAGAATGTACTTAAAAATGTATCAGTAAAATCAGCAAAACAAGTAGTAAATAAAGCAGGAGAACATACCTTAAAAATATGGATGGTAGACCCTGGAGTAATGATAGATCAAGTGTTGATAGATTTAGGAGGATGGAAAAAGAGCTATGCGTTTCCGAAAGAAACAGCAAAAAAATAA
- a CDS encoding phosphatidylinositol-specific phospholipase C1-like protein, giving the protein MNFSLSYVRSVLALLLFTLIGCKSNKTRLNDIQVIGSHNSYKIAIEKPLYDYLYSLEPEKIEGLQYGHISLEKQLDLGLRNLELDVFHDPLGGHFSNPKGLAIIKSLGEEPLAFDVEEKLKVPGLKMFHVQDIDFRSHDLLFKDGLQSLKKWSDNHPDHSPIVILMNTKDQKVPQTRTPLVFDKNALDSLDVEIRSVFPSDKLITPDLVRGNFKTLEEAILTVGWPKLKNLKGKFLFVLDEKEERINDYLVDHQSLKGRVLFVNSKEGNPEAAFRIINNPVKDFEYIKTLVAKGYMVRTRADAATKEARTNNYKKFKMAEASGAQIISTDYYVRSTLFTSEYKVIFDDGTYERIKK; this is encoded by the coding sequence ATGAATTTCTCGCTCTCATATGTTCGTAGCGTTTTAGCACTTTTATTATTCACCTTAATTGGTTGTAAAAGTAATAAGACTAGGCTAAATGATATTCAAGTTATAGGCAGCCATAACTCTTATAAAATAGCGATAGAAAAGCCTTTGTATGATTATTTGTATAGCCTTGAACCTGAAAAAATAGAAGGATTACAGTACGGACATATATCATTAGAAAAACAATTAGATTTAGGGTTAAGAAATTTAGAGCTAGATGTTTTTCATGATCCACTAGGGGGGCATTTTTCAAATCCAAAAGGATTAGCAATTATAAAATCTTTAGGAGAAGAGCCTTTGGCTTTTGATGTGGAAGAAAAATTAAAAGTACCAGGGCTTAAAATGTTTCATGTACAAGATATTGATTTTAGAAGTCATGATTTACTCTTTAAAGACGGGCTACAATCTTTAAAAAAATGGTCTGATAATCATCCAGACCATTCCCCAATTGTTATTTTAATGAATACAAAAGATCAAAAGGTTCCGCAAACAAGAACGCCTTTAGTTTTTGATAAAAATGCCTTAGATAGTTTAGACGTAGAAATTAGAAGTGTTTTTCCTTCGGATAAATTGATCACCCCAGATCTTGTTCGTGGTAATTTTAAAACCTTAGAAGAAGCTATTTTAACTGTTGGTTGGCCTAAACTAAAGAATTTAAAAGGCAAGTTCTTATTTGTTTTGGATGAAAAAGAAGAGAGAATTAATGACTATTTAGTAGATCATCAATCTTTAAAAGGAAGAGTTCTTTTTGTAAATAGTAAAGAAGGTAACCCTGAAGCAGCCTTTAGAATTATAAATAACCCCGTTAAAGATTTTGAATATATTAAAACATTAGTAGCCAAAGGGTATATGGTACGCACGCGAGCAGATGCGGCTACAAAAGAAGCACGTACTAACAATTATAAGAAATTTAAAATGGCAGAAGCTTCTGGAGCACAAATAATTTCTACAGATTATTATGTGCGGTCTACCTTATTTACTTCTGAGTATAAAGTGATTTTTGATGATGGTACCTATGAAAGAATTAAAAAATAA